Within the Candidatus Methylomirabilota bacterium genome, the region TCGTCCTCCACGAGAACCGCGTGCTGCTCGTCAAGCGCGGCAAGCCGCCGGCGCTCGGCAAGTGGAGCCTGCCCGGCGGGCTCGTCCATCTCGGCGAGACGACGCGCGAGGCGGTGGCGCGCGAGGTCGCCGAGGAGTGCGGCGTCCGGATCAAGGTGGCAGACGTCGCGGGCGTGGTGGACCGGGTCATCCGGGACGAGGCCGGGCGCATCCGTTATCATTACGTGCTGGTGGACTACCTCGCGTTTCCGGAAGCCACGCGCGTCACGCCGGGCAGCGACGCGGCCGACGTGCGCTGGGTCGAGATCGACCGGCTCGCCGAG harbors:
- a CDS encoding NUDIX hydrolase produces the protein MSREYPDHPRVGVGAVVLHENRVLLVKRGKPPALGKWSLPGGLVHLGETTREAVAREVAEECGVRIKVADVAGVVDRVIRDEAGRIRYHYVLVDYLAFPEATRVTPGSDAADVRWVEIDRLAELDTTEGLLDMIRRAQALARGDNA